Proteins encoded together in one bacterium window:
- a CDS encoding ABC transporter permease, whose protein sequence is MNVSWYIAKQFILSRKDSRFISLISTISIIGIALGVATLIIAISVLKGFEQTITNKIIDFDSHIKITSYRSNLPDYQKTLPWIKSQLESFKPTITPFASKLVLVSNKKKKEGINLFGIDGQNEKPFFVNNMVEGDISLFDDNLLIGKKLAEKLFVKVGDRITIFSLKNDEIPSPENLPNIQKFTVSGIFESGMTEYDDTYAYTTLLSAQKLFDIGDNITGINIKLSDISKIDSLTTYLSKSLRYPYSVRSVYQIHRNIFTWIELQKEPIPIVLALIILVAVFNIIGTLLMIVLEKTNAVGIMKTLGSRRRQIITVFLIHGAVLGVIGIMSGSLLALLLIMLQENFNIITLPSSVHLCHGFLFF, encoded by the coding sequence ATGAATGTATCCTGGTATATAGCAAAACAATTCATTCTTTCAAGAAAAGATTCCAGGTTTATCAGCCTGATTTCTACAATTTCAATAATAGGAATTGCTTTGGGTGTGGCAACGCTTATCATCGCTATAAGTGTTCTGAAAGGTTTTGAGCAGACAATTACAAATAAAATAATAGATTTTGATTCTCATATAAAAATAACTTCCTATCGCTCTAATCTTCCTGATTATCAAAAAACTTTACCATGGATAAAATCGCAATTAGAATCTTTCAAACCCACAATTACACCTTTTGCTTCCAAGCTGGTTCTGGTAAGCAACAAAAAAAAGAAAGAAGGAATAAACTTATTCGGAATAGATGGACAAAACGAAAAGCCTTTTTTTGTTAACAATATGGTTGAAGGCGATATTTCACTTTTTGATGACAATTTATTAATTGGGAAGAAACTAGCAGAGAAACTATTTGTCAAAGTCGGTGATCGGATTACAATTTTCTCGCTAAAGAATGATGAGATACCTTCTCCTGAAAATTTACCCAACATCCAAAAATTTACTGTCAGTGGTATTTTTGAAAGCGGTATGACTGAATATGATGATACTTATGCGTATACCACTTTATTATCTGCGCAAAAACTTTTTGACATTGGCGACAATATCACCGGAATTAATATCAAGTTAAGCGATATCTCTAAAATTGACAGCCTCACAACATATCTCAGCAAATCACTCAGATATCCGTACTCCGTCAGATCTGTTTATCAAATTCACCGTAATATTTTTACCTGGATTGAATTACAAAAAGAACCAATACCGATTGTGCTCGCATTAATAATTCTTGTTGCTGTGTTTAACATCATTGGTACGCTACTTATGATCGTGCTTGAGAAAACTAACGCAGTTGGAATCATGAAAACACTTGGTTCACGGAGAAGACAGATCATTACAGTTTTTTTAATACATGGAGCGGTGCTTGGTGTGATCGGAATTATGTCGGGAAGTTTGCTCGCACTTTTATTAATAATGCTTCAGGAAAATTTCAATATCATTACTTTACCGTCATCAGTGCATTTATGTCACGGGTTCCTTTTCTTTTAA
- a CDS encoding ABC transporter permease, whose protein sequence is MLFERFIAKRYLVSKHKINFITIISIISIAGITIGVAALIVVLSVFNGFGSLVTSYLMSLDPHIRINAITEEGEKSIGSLEKSLMNNGNIKSYSAFVEGKVLAYNKGITQVVNLKGIEAKSVNNVYLLDENIVDGDDKFSDESSVFIGLPLADKLRVMAGDTLTIISPLNIEQAITQLSLPLSKRFIIAGVFISKNNEYDEGYIFCELKDGQYLFGYKKNFQGYDVRLDDIDKSNSVKQKLVSQLDQNQFSINTWYDFHQELYSVMQIERWTAYIILSLIIAVATFNILGSLSMSVIEKKRDIGILRSMGVTEKSVLKIFMFEGLLIGIIGTLLGVIIGYLVCYIQIEYNIYPLDPSQYKIDSLPIEIRISDFFFISFASMLLSYLASLYPAKKASRVNPINAIKWE, encoded by the coding sequence ATGCTTTTCGAAAGATTCATTGCAAAGAGATATTTGGTATCCAAGCACAAGATAAATTTCATTACAATAATTTCAATTATCTCAATTGCCGGAATCACGATTGGTGTCGCAGCTTTAATAGTTGTGCTTTCAGTATTTAATGGATTTGGCAGTCTTGTTACAAGTTACCTGATGAGCCTCGATCCTCACATCCGTATCAACGCAATTACTGAAGAAGGAGAAAAATCAATCGGCAGTCTTGAGAAAAGCTTGATGAATAATGGTAATATAAAATCTTACTCCGCATTCGTAGAAGGAAAAGTATTAGCATACAACAAAGGAATAACACAAGTAGTAAATCTGAAAGGTATTGAAGCTAAATCTGTGAATAATGTTTATCTGCTTGATGAAAATATTGTAGATGGAGATGATAAATTTTCTGATGAATCTTCTGTATTTATCGGATTGCCCTTAGCTGATAAACTTCGGGTGATGGCCGGCGATACTCTCACAATCATATCACCTTTAAATATTGAACAGGCAATAACTCAGCTTTCACTTCCTTTATCAAAGAGGTTTATTATTGCAGGAGTTTTTATCTCAAAAAATAACGAATATGATGAAGGCTACATATTTTGTGAATTGAAAGATGGTCAATATTTATTTGGTTATAAAAAGAATTTTCAGGGATATGATGTGAGACTTGATGACATTGATAAATCTAATTCAGTTAAACAAAAACTGGTTTCACAATTGGATCAAAATCAATTCAGTATTAACACCTGGTATGATTTCCACCAAGAACTTTATTCAGTAATGCAGATTGAAAGATGGACTGCTTACATCATACTTTCTTTAATTATAGCAGTTGCGACTTTCAATATACTTGGATCATTGTCAATGTCGGTGATTGAAAAGAAACGTGACATTGGAATACTTCGATCGATGGGCGTGACTGAGAAATCTGTTTTGAAAATTTTTATGTTCGAAGGATTACTGATCGGTATAATCGGAACATTGCTGGGTGTAATAATTGGTTATCTTGTATGTTACATTCAGATTGAATATAATATTTATCCACTAGATCCATCACAATACAAAATTGATTCTCTTCCGATTGAGATAAGAATATCTGACTTCTTCTTTATCAGCTTCGCTTCTATGCTGCTCTCATATCTGGCATCATTATATCCAGCAAAAAAAGCATCGAGAGTAAATCCGATTAATGCAATCAAATGGGAGTAA
- a CDS encoding ABC transporter ATP-binding protein, whose amino-acid sequence MSNTILSANNIYKSFQTTRKNNLEVLKGVSLKIEEKRITIIVGASGAGKSTLLHLLGGLDRPDSGEVLYDEENIFNYSEDKLAKFRNGNVGFVFQFHHLLPEFTALENVIIPQLISGKNFPEAKLKSEQLLQTVGLSKRIDHKPAELSGGEQQRVAVARALANDPKIIFADEPTGNLDSVNSEDIHNLILDLKTSIGVTFVIVTHNQQLVNLADQILEIKDGKILPRD is encoded by the coding sequence ATGAGTAATACTATTTTATCAGCAAATAATATTTATAAATCTTTTCAAACTACGAGAAAGAATAATCTGGAAGTTCTGAAAGGAGTATCGCTTAAGATTGAGGAGAAAAGAATTACAATTATCGTAGGCGCATCAGGTGCTGGTAAAAGTACATTGCTGCATTTGCTGGGAGGACTCGACCGACCAGATTCCGGTGAGGTTTTATATGATGAAGAAAATATTTTTAATTACTCTGAAGACAAATTGGCAAAATTCAGAAATGGAAATGTTGGTTTTGTTTTTCAATTTCATCATCTATTGCCTGAATTTACTGCTCTGGAAAATGTAATTATACCGCAATTAATCAGTGGGAAAAATTTTCCTGAAGCAAAACTTAAGAGTGAACAATTACTTCAAACGGTAGGTTTATCAAAAAGGATTGATCATAAACCAGCAGAACTTTCAGGTGGCGAACAGCAAAGAGTTGCTGTTGCCAGGGCACTTGCAAACGATCCAAAAATTATTTTTGCTGATGAACCGACCGGCAATCTTGATTCAGTAAATAGTGAAGACATTCACAATCTAATTCTGGATTTAAAGACAAGCATCGGAGTAACATTTGTTATCGTTACTCATAATCAACAACTGGTTAACCTTGCAGATCAAATTCTCGAAATTAAAGATGGAAAAATTCTTCCGAGAGATTAA
- a CDS encoding leucyl aminopeptidase — protein MFRLNYKIGGKLIFSPLSIAVHFITDDKNIKNSIATFEKKFKIKLSELQLKNIQAKKNKQISISNPKGKPEHIILHKFKTDEKFSVDYFRNHLAGLIKEVKNDEVQSLHLFIPEYELVKKYFDEEEYYYRTFLEGISLGNYSFDKFKKEKDRTRNLSVFIYAKDEKLVKSAIAKTNILVEGIFFTKDLQNEPPSSLRPFELADRIKETLTKAGLKVTIFDEKEVKKRNMGGLLAVGQGSNAKPRFIVIEYKPRQKQSNMKKIALVGKGVTFDTGGYCIKPWQGMLEMKGDMSGAILAASKANFPMEILGVIPAAENMINGEAMRPSDVVKTASGKTIEVGHTDAEGRMILADALDYASKENPDEIIDFATLTGACVVALGINAAGLFTKNDRMADDLYEAGMKTYDRVWRLPMWDDYHKENESKIADVNNDGGRWGGAITAAKFLENFVDKKIPWAHLDIAGPASANELTNYNKTFMTGFGVRLMIEYLSQKISQS, from the coding sequence ATGTTCAGATTGAATTACAAAATTGGTGGTAAACTGATTTTTTCACCACTTTCTATTGCCGTCCATTTCATTACAGATGATAAGAATATCAAAAATTCGATTGCTACTTTTGAAAAGAAATTCAAAATTAAATTGTCAGAACTTCAACTTAAAAATATTCAAGCCAAAAAGAATAAGCAGATAAGCATCTCAAATCCTAAAGGAAAACCTGAACACATAATCTTGCATAAATTTAAGACTGATGAAAAGTTTTCCGTTGATTATTTCAGAAATCATCTTGCAGGTTTGATCAAGGAAGTCAAAAATGATGAGGTTCAATCGTTACATTTATTCATTCCTGAATATGAACTGGTAAAAAAATATTTTGATGAAGAAGAATATTACTACCGTACTTTTCTTGAAGGTATTTCTCTTGGAAATTATTCTTTTGATAAATTCAAAAAAGAAAAAGACAGAACGAGAAATCTTTCAGTTTTTATTTACGCGAAAGATGAAAAGCTTGTTAAGTCGGCTATTGCCAAGACTAATATTTTAGTGGAAGGAATATTTTTTACAAAAGATCTTCAAAATGAACCACCGTCATCTCTGCGTCCGTTTGAGCTGGCTGATAGAATAAAAGAAACTTTAACTAAAGCCGGATTGAAAGTAACGATATTCGATGAAAAGGAAGTTAAAAAAAGAAATATGGGTGGTTTGCTTGCCGTTGGTCAGGGCAGCAATGCGAAACCGAGATTCATTGTTATCGAATATAAGCCAAGGCAAAAGCAATCCAACATGAAAAAAATTGCCTTAGTTGGGAAGGGAGTTACTTTCGATACAGGTGGTTATTGCATCAAACCATGGCAGGGAATGTTGGAAATGAAAGGTGATATGTCCGGAGCAATCCTGGCAGCATCAAAAGCAAATTTTCCAATGGAAATTCTTGGAGTAATTCCCGCAGCCGAAAATATGATTAATGGCGAAGCTATGAGACCCAGTGATGTTGTTAAAACAGCATCTGGAAAAACAATTGAAGTAGGTCATACTGATGCAGAAGGACGAATGATTCTTGCAGATGCACTCGATTATGCATCGAAAGAAAATCCTGACGAAATAATTGACTTCGCAACTTTGACAGGAGCTTGCGTTGTCGCGCTCGGCATTAATGCTGCCGGCCTGTTTACAAAAAATGATAGAATGGCTGATGATCTTTATGAAGCCGGAATGAAAACTTATGATAGGGTCTGGCGTTTACCGATGTGGGATGACTATCATAAAGAAAATGAAAGCAAGATTGCTGACGTTAATAATGATGGTGGACGTTGGGGAGGAGCAATTACAGCCGCAAAATTTTTAGAGAACTTTGTTGATAAGAAAATCCCTTGGGCGCATCTTGATATTGCCGGACCAGCAAGTGCAAACGAACTTACTAATTATAACAAAACGTTTATGACCGGATTTGGCGTGAGATTGATGATTGAATATCTCTCACAGAAGATAAGTCAGTCTTAG
- a CDS encoding bifunctional oligoribonuclease/PAP phosphatase NrnA, producing the protein MINFQKLADIINSNKSFLLTTHVNPDADAIGSEIAFSNLLLKLGKSYKIINHSATPYNLKFLDVDNSIEKYDASKHINYFNSSDVLVALDFNRSDRLVSMQSGFFESNNIKICIDHHQDPEKFVDHYFIAPDYAATGHIIFELIKKTGIVNLDLDIAAPLYAAIMTDTGSFRFERTTAELHRNIAELLDKGVNPTEIYDQLYDESKLSKIKLLGRSLSSLQLIAENKVGYMVITQEDFIDLEAMESDTENFVNYIISVEGVTLGLLFIELKNGFKVSFRSKGDLPVNKLAGLFGGGGHTNAAGARFHNSDMNQSIPEILKEAEKFINNYSKG; encoded by the coding sequence ATGATAAATTTTCAAAAACTCGCAGATATAATTAATAGTAACAAATCCTTCCTGCTAACAACACATGTTAACCCGGATGCAGATGCGATTGGCTCGGAGATAGCATTCTCTAATCTATTATTGAAACTTGGTAAGTCCTATAAAATCATCAACCACAGTGCGACTCCATATAATTTGAAATTCCTTGATGTTGATAATAGCATAGAGAAGTATGATGCGAGCAAACATATTAATTATTTCAATTCTTCCGATGTACTTGTAGCTTTAGATTTTAACAGATCTGATCGGCTGGTTAGCATGCAATCAGGTTTTTTTGAATCGAATAATATTAAAATTTGTATTGATCATCATCAGGATCCTGAAAAATTCGTTGACCATTATTTTATTGCTCCCGATTATGCAGCGACTGGTCATATCATATTTGAACTGATAAAAAAAACCGGCATTGTTAATTTAGATTTAGATATTGCTGCACCACTATATGCTGCGATAATGACCGATACCGGCTCTTTTCGTTTTGAAAGAACTACAGCAGAACTTCATAGAAACATTGCCGAACTTCTGGATAAAGGTGTTAACCCGACAGAAATTTATGATCAGCTTTATGATGAAAGTAAATTAAGTAAAATTAAATTACTTGGAAGGTCATTGAGTTCATTACAGTTAATCGCTGAAAATAAAGTTGGTTATATGGTTATAACTCAGGAAGATTTTATTGATTTGGAAGCTATGGAAAGTGATACTGAAAATTTTGTAAACTACATTATTTCAGTTGAAGGAGTCACACTCGGTTTACTTTTCATCGAGCTAAAGAATGGGTTCAAAGTAAGTTTCAGATCGAAAGGGGATTTACCGGTGAATAAGCTTGCTGGTTTGTTCGGTGGTGGTGGACATACAAATGCTGCTGGAGCACGTTTTCATAATTCTGATATGAATCAATCGATCCCTGAAATATTAAAAGAAGCAGAGAAATTTATTAATAATTATTCAAAAGGTTAA
- a CDS encoding 2-oxoacid:ferredoxin oxidoreductase subunit beta → MANSPEVVTQKYTAKDFTSDQDVRWCPGCGDYSILAQVQRTFPDLIQTNKEKIVWVSGIGCSSRFPYYMNTYGFHGIHGRAAIIATGVKVANPDLSVWVATGDGDLLSIGGNHFIHACRKNVDLKVLLFNNRIYGLTKGQYSPTSEKGKVTKTTPFGSVDYPFNPLSLALGSDATFVARSIDRNPKHMQEMIRRIGQHKGFALLEIFQNCNIFNDGAFELLTEKETKDDHVLVLEHGKPMVFGKNQDKGIKLDGAHPIVVDISNGKYSKDDLWVHDEFSDAPVHAMILAHLDDRPDLPSPIGVFRQVIKETYDEGIKNQIDKIIEKKGKGDLEKVLFGSNTWEVA, encoded by the coding sequence ATGGCAAATAGTCCAGAAGTAGTAACGCAAAAATATACTGCGAAAGATTTTACAAGTGATCAGGACGTTCGCTGGTGTCCCGGATGCGGAGATTATTCAATCCTTGCGCAGGTTCAGAGAACTTTTCCTGACTTAATTCAAACCAATAAAGAAAAAATTGTATGGGTTTCGGGAATCGGATGTTCAAGCCGCTTTCCGTACTATATGAATACTTATGGTTTTCATGGAATTCACGGTCGTGCTGCGATAATTGCAACAGGTGTTAAAGTAGCTAATCCTGATTTGTCAGTTTGGGTCGCAACAGGTGATGGAGATTTATTGAGTATCGGTGGAAATCACTTTATACATGCTTGCAGGAAAAATGTTGATCTAAAAGTTCTTCTATTTAATAATAGGATTTACGGATTGACCAAAGGACAATATTCACCAACATCCGAAAAAGGTAAAGTTACCAAAACAACTCCTTTCGGAAGCGTTGATTATCCATTTAATCCGCTCTCACTCGCACTTGGATCTGATGCTACATTTGTAGCCCGTTCGATTGATCGAAATCCAAAACACATGCAGGAAATGATAAGAAGGATAGGCCAGCACAAAGGATTTGCACTTCTTGAGATTTTTCAAAATTGCAATATTTTTAATGATGGTGCATTCGAACTATTGACAGAAAAAGAAACAAAAGACGATCACGTTTTAGTGCTTGAACATGGCAAACCGATGGTATTTGGTAAGAATCAGGATAAAGGAATAAAATTGGATGGTGCTCATCCTATTGTTGTTGATATTTCCAACGGTAAATACTCAAAGGATGATCTCTGGGTTCATGATGAATTTTCCGATGCTCCTGTTCATGCAATGATACTTGCACATCTCGATGACAGACCAGATTTGCCTAGTCCGATCGGAGTGTTTAGACAAGTAATTAAAGAGACTTATGACGAAGGTATAAAAAATCAGATCGATAAAATCATCGAGAAAAAAGGAAAAGGAGATTTAGAAAAAGTACTTTTCGGCTCAAACACCTGGGAAGTGGCTTAA
- a CDS encoding 2-oxoacid:acceptor oxidoreductase subunit alpha — protein sequence MSEIKEKEFRVVTNVTVRFAGDSGDGMQLTGSQFSDTTAWIGNDLNTLPDYPAEIRAPAGTIYGVSGFQLSFGSEDVNTPGDLPDVLVAMNPAALRKNLKELKNGGVLIVNSDAFDQKNLKLANFESNPLEDDSLSGYELHQVPISSLTANALEGLPLSPKEVARCKNFFALGLMYWLYDRPLKNTEDWIKDKFKNKPEYVEANTKALQAGHKFGEMTEIFTTRYKVEAAKLPKGIYRNISGNEATALGFLTASVKSGLPLFLGSYPITPASEILQYLSSYKNFGVKTVQAEDEIAGITSAIGAAFAGNLALTTTSGPGLSLKTEAIGLAVMTELPLVIVNVQRGGPSTGLPTKTEQADLLQAMYGRNGEAPVCVLAARTPRDCFYMAVEASRIALKYMTPVILLTDGYLGNGSEPWRIPHVNELPDISVKFRTDPERFYPYLRNDNLARPWAIPGTPGLEHRIGGLEKADVYGTVNYDPENHDRMVKLRTEKVKRIANDIPDLEVDGDEKGDLLVLGWGGTYGSIKDAVNKARKSGLRVSQAHLRYLNPMPKNTGQVLKNFKKILIPEINLGQLAHLIRSEYLIQVEQLNVVRGLPLKVNDILEKINSLLGGGNGK from the coding sequence ATGTCAGAAATTAAAGAAAAAGAATTCAGAGTAGTAACAAACGTTACTGTGCGATTTGCAGGCGATTCCGGCGACGGAATGCAATTAACCGGTAGTCAGTTTAGTGATACAACTGCCTGGATCGGAAACGATTTAAATACTTTGCCCGATTATCCTGCCGAGATCAGAGCACCCGCCGGAACAATTTATGGTGTGAGCGGTTTTCAATTAAGTTTTGGAAGTGAAGACGTAAATACACCCGGTGATCTTCCGGATGTTCTTGTTGCGATGAATCCAGCAGCTTTAAGAAAAAATCTTAAAGAACTTAAAAATGGTGGAGTACTAATTGTAAATTCAGATGCATTCGATCAGAAAAATTTAAAGTTGGCAAATTTTGAATCGAACCCTCTCGAGGATGATTCCCTTAGCGGTTACGAACTGCATCAGGTACCAATCTCATCACTAACAGCAAATGCACTGGAAGGATTACCTTTAAGTCCTAAAGAAGTTGCAAGATGTAAAAACTTTTTTGCACTTGGCTTGATGTACTGGTTATACGACAGACCTCTTAAAAACACTGAAGATTGGATTAAAGATAAATTCAAAAATAAACCTGAGTATGTGGAAGCAAATACAAAGGCGCTTCAAGCTGGTCATAAATTTGGTGAGATGACAGAAATATTTACTACGAGATATAAAGTTGAAGCTGCAAAACTTCCAAAAGGTATCTACCGGAATATTTCTGGTAATGAAGCAACTGCACTCGGATTTTTAACAGCATCTGTTAAAAGTGGATTGCCATTATTTCTTGGTTCATATCCAATCACACCTGCATCAGAAATTTTACAATATTTAAGTTCATATAAAAACTTTGGAGTAAAAACTGTTCAGGCAGAAGATGAAATAGCTGGAATTACATCCGCGATCGGTGCTGCTTTTGCTGGTAATCTTGCATTAACAACCACAAGCGGACCAGGTTTATCATTAAAGACGGAAGCTATTGGTTTAGCAGTAATGACTGAGTTACCTCTCGTTATTGTAAACGTTCAAAGAGGCGGACCGAGTACCGGTTTACCAACCAAGACTGAACAGGCAGATCTTTTGCAGGCAATGTATGGAAGAAACGGAGAAGCCCCTGTGTGTGTACTCGCCGCAAGAACACCACGAGATTGTTTCTATATGGCAGTAGAAGCATCAAGAATAGCATTAAAGTATATGACTCCAGTAATTCTTCTGACAGACGGCTATCTTGGAAATGGTTCTGAGCCCTGGAGAATTCCTCATGTAAATGAACTTCCCGATATTTCTGTGAAATTCCGTACTGATCCGGAAAGATTTTACCCGTATTTAAGAAATGACAATCTTGCTAGGCCATGGGCTATTCCGGGAACACCAGGTTTAGAACACAGAATAGGTGGTCTTGAAAAAGCTGATGTTTATGGAACTGTAAATTACGATCCGGAAAATCACGATAGAATGGTTAAGCTAAGAACAGAAAAAGTTAAAAGAATTGCCAATGACATACCAGATCTAGAGGTTGATGGCGATGAAAAAGGAGATTTATTGGTACTTGGTTGGGGCGGTACATACGGGTCAATTAAAGATGCAGTTAATAAAGCAAGAAAATCAGGATTAAGAGTATCACAGGCCCATTTGAGATATTTAAACCCTATGCCTAAAAATACGGGACAGGTTCTTAAGAACTTTAAAAAGATATTAATCCCAGAAATTAACCTTGGTCAACTAGCACATTTGATTCGGAGTGAGTATTTAATTCAAGTTGAACAATTGAATGTGGTAAGAGGATTACCGCTTAAAGTCAATGATATTTTAGAAAAGATAAATTCTTTACTTGGAGGTGGAAATGGCAAATAG
- a CDS encoding thioredoxin fold domain-containing protein, with protein MKIFKLISILILLSVVSAFAQFGVQKDLVKIKTFQSFDKVYPGTEFKIAIQTDVDEGWHINSDKPYDEYLIPTSLIIPENPNFKLVKIAYPKPHDFKFSFSESPLSVWEGSVFIGALIEVDSATAPGTYSLIVELEYQACNDISCQAPTAVSDTLTIEVADKTSPVNSINDEIFSEINLSLSQTSTVEKEESDPISSALENQGLIIGLLLVFLGGLALNLTPCVYPLIPITVGYFGGQSEGSTTKLFFMGILFILGLAVTYSAIGVITSLTGAVFGALLQNPIVILIIVAIMLALSLSMFGVYEFKLPDSLVNKAGGAKAGLYGAFFMGLTMGIVAAPCIGPFVLGLVTYVATKQDPFFGFLLFFVLAVGLGTPYLFLAVFSGKIKNLPRAGEWMDAVKHIFGFILIGMALYFLLPLLPKSISGYVLPVFMIGTAIYLLFFEKLANSVKGFRIFKIVFSVLIMAIGVYALVPSETKSVDWQPFTEDALNEISGRGVIIDFYADWCIPCKELDALTFSDPQVISLSKEFETYKADMTKALSPEVESLRERFKIVGVPTVLILNSKGEEVERITGFVNANEFYKKIENVN; from the coding sequence ATGAAAATATTTAAATTAATTTCAATCTTAATCTTACTATCTGTAGTAAGTGCTTTCGCACAATTTGGTGTGCAGAAAGATCTCGTAAAAATTAAAACATTCCAATCCTTTGATAAGGTATATCCCGGAACAGAATTTAAAATAGCTATACAAACCGATGTTGATGAAGGATGGCATATTAATTCGGATAAACCGTATGACGAATATTTGATCCCGACTTCGTTGATCATTCCGGAAAATCCTAATTTCAAATTAGTTAAAATTGCTTATCCCAAACCTCACGATTTTAAGTTCTCATTTTCTGAATCACCATTATCCGTTTGGGAAGGAAGTGTTTTCATTGGTGCTTTGATCGAAGTTGATTCAGCAACTGCACCAGGCACATACTCACTAATTGTTGAACTTGAATATCAGGCTTGTAATGATATTAGCTGCCAGGCACCGACGGCAGTCAGCGACACATTGACAATTGAAGTAGCAGATAAAACCTCTCCGGTAAATTCAATCAATGATGAAATATTCAGTGAAATTAATTTAAGTTTAAGCCAAACATCAACTGTTGAGAAGGAAGAGTCTGACCCGATTTCCAGTGCACTGGAAAATCAAGGTTTGATAATCGGATTACTTTTAGTTTTTCTTGGTGGTTTAGCGCTGAACTTAACTCCCTGCGTTTATCCTTTAATACCAATAACAGTTGGGTATTTTGGCGGACAGAGTGAAGGAAGTACTACCAAGTTATTTTTTATGGGAATCTTATTCATACTTGGACTTGCTGTCACATATTCTGCGATAGGTGTTATAACCTCTTTGACAGGTGCGGTATTTGGTGCGCTGCTTCAAAATCCAATCGTTATTCTTATTATAGTTGCAATAATGCTTGCTCTATCACTAAGTATGTTTGGAGTTTATGAGTTCAAATTACCTGATAGTTTGGTTAACAAAGCAGGTGGGGCAAAAGCCGGATTGTACGGAGCTTTCTTTATGGGATTAACGATGGGAATAGTTGCGGCACCCTGTATTGGTCCTTTTGTTCTTGGATTAGTTACTTATGTTGCTACAAAACAAGATCCGTTTTTTGGTTTTCTTCTCTTCTTCGTTTTAGCAGTTGGACTTGGAACTCCTTATCTGTTTTTAGCTGTCTTCTCTGGCAAGATAAAAAATCTGCCAAGAGCTGGTGAATGGATGGATGCTGTAAAGCATATATTCGGATTCATTCTTATTGGAATGGCTTTATACTTTCTGCTTCCACTCTTACCAAAAAGTATTTCTGGATATGTCCTTCCTGTATTCATGATTGGAACAGCAATTTATCTTTTATTTTTTGAAAAGCTGGCGAACTCAGTCAAAGGATTCAGAATTTTTAAAATAGTTTTCTCTGTTCTAATTATGGCCATAGGTGTTTATGCACTCGTTCCATCAGAAACAAAATCTGTTGATTGGCAGCCGTTCACCGAAGATGCATTGAATGAAATTTCAGGCAGGGGAGTGATAATTGATTTTTATGCTGACTGGTGCATCCCCTGTAAAGAACTTGATGCGCTTACATTTTCTGATCCTCAGGTCATTTCTTTATCGAAAGAGTTTGAAACTTATAAAGCAGATATGACGAAAGCATTATCACCGGAAGTTGAATCGTTGAGAGAGCGATTCAAAATAGTTGGTGTTCCGACCGTTTTAATTCTTAATTCAAAAGGAGAAGAAGTGGAGAGAATTACAGGATTCGTTAATGCAAATGAATTTTACAAAAAGATTGAGAACGTTAATTAA